The Thermocrinis ruber genome has a window encoding:
- a CDS encoding group I truncated hemoglobin, whose protein sequence is MKRALLFGLLLAGMLSAPAYAQMKEKSLYERLGGYDAISAVVNELATRLVTDRKLGVYFKGLSNDSKRKLIAHLTDFVCSATGGPCIYTGRDMKTAHEGLGITEEDWDRFVKITKEVLDKFKVPAREQQEFLQAVAPLKSVIVEKK, encoded by the coding sequence ATGAAGAGAGCTTTACTTTTTGGCTTGCTTTTGGCGGGTATGCTGTCCGCACCCGCATATGCACAGATGAAGGAAAAGAGCCTGTATGAAAGGCTCGGCGGCTACGACGCCATATCCGCAGTGGTTAATGAGCTGGCGACTAGGCTCGTAACGGACAGGAAGCTGGGAGTGTACTTTAAGGGGCTTAGCAACGATAGCAAAAGAAAGCTAATAGCCCATCTTACTGACTTTGTCTGCTCTGCCACAGGAGGACCCTGCATATACACAGGAAGGGATATGAAAACCGCTCACGAGGGTTTGGGCATAACGGAAGAAGACTGGGATAGGTTTGTGAAGATCACCAAGGAGGTTTTGGATAAGTTCAAAGTTCCCGCCAGAGAACAGCAGGAGTTTCTGCAAGCGGTGGCTCCCCTTAAGTCGGTAATTGTGGAAAAGAAATAA
- a CDS encoding flippase-like domain-containing protein, translated as MLRPLLYGIVLTVFVLTGSFVYVLKRTMSKEIFEVLPLLDKRYLFLSVLSMFFYHTFDNIRLFILARAMNLRYSFSYGYLVSFINTFGATITPAHVGGEMMSLYTLSRKGGRLHKVMSVVVMKTLTGMVFFVFLSPLLVYYFYKHTQEAVKLFVILVVLGLLSLLVYKVFKYFFDRSKDQNQSLMLKVKYTLKRFIIVSRLFLRDKKKHIFLATLSSVLLYVCFLLSGAFLLSAFEPSVSFSKAVLSQVALLYAIFLSPTPGGSGVGEVGGLEVFSGFLSAYMLGSFVILWRFITQYLSAIIGGVLFFYLLFKDTKAMLR; from the coding sequence ATGCTAAGACCCTTATTGTATGGAATCGTTCTCACGGTTTTTGTGCTTACCGGCTCCTTTGTTTATGTGCTAAAAAGGACTATGAGCAAAGAGATCTTTGAAGTTCTCCCACTGCTTGACAAAAGGTATTTGTTCCTTTCTGTTCTAAGCATGTTTTTTTATCACACCTTTGACAACATCAGGCTCTTTATCCTTGCCCGAGCCATGAACCTCAGGTATTCTTTTTCTTATGGCTACTTGGTCTCTTTTATAAACACCTTTGGAGCCACCATTACACCCGCCCACGTGGGAGGAGAAATGATGTCTTTGTACACCCTCTCCAGAAAGGGAGGGAGATTGCACAAAGTCATGAGCGTGGTAGTTATGAAAACCCTAACGGGAATGGTCTTTTTTGTTTTTCTGTCCCCTCTTCTAGTCTATTACTTTTATAAGCATACACAGGAGGCTGTAAAACTTTTTGTCATATTGGTGGTTTTAGGATTGCTGAGCCTTTTGGTCTACAAAGTGTTCAAATACTTTTTTGATAGGTCCAAGGACCAAAACCAAAGCCTGATGCTGAAAGTTAAATACACTCTGAAGAGGTTCATTATCGTAAGCAGACTATTTTTGAGGGACAAAAAGAAGCATATTTTCTTGGCCACCCTCAGCAGTGTGCTTTTGTATGTATGCTTTTTGCTATCGGGAGCCTTTCTGCTCTCTGCCTTTGAGCCTTCTGTGAGCTTTTCGAAAGCTGTTCTTTCGCAGGTAGCCCTGCTCTATGCCATCTTTTTGAGCCCAACGCCCGGAGGAAGTGGCGTTGGTGAGGTGGGAGGCTTGGAGGTCTTCTCTGGTTTCCTTTCCGCTTACATGTTGGGTAGCTTTGTTATCCTTTGGAGGTTTATTACCCAATACCTGAGCGCCATCATTGGTGGAGTTCTTTTCTTTTATTTACTTTTCAAAGACACAAAGGCTATGCTTAGATGA
- the thyX gene encoding FAD-dependent thymidylate synthase: MAVFLLGSDQRVVRCARVSFAKDEQVDRERDIKLIKFLFENRHASPFEHVVIAFESDEEFWISLLRKVKNPTFQAYWDGKFLWLNLRNIINAWEHMPEEVLSVIEEKLPAVYSVVVGKEPKGYSTDSAYVKELVETSSGFVGLVDKLELDSPMDYYTFVVECPLFVARQWHRHRFGSYNEVSRRYVSYEPDFYIPEYLRKQSKSNKQASEDTPLEEPWNSLFLKKIKWYVEDLKTLYTSMVEKGTAKELARGILPQFMKTRFYWTVPRISLDNFITLRTHPHAQKEIRELALAIKDMVGYRGWDRIMRL, from the coding sequence ATGGCTGTGTTTTTGCTTGGTTCAGACCAGAGGGTTGTACGTTGCGCTCGTGTGTCCTTTGCAAAGGATGAGCAAGTGGATCGGGAACGAGACATAAAGCTCATAAAGTTTCTCTTTGAAAACAGGCATGCATCACCCTTTGAGCACGTGGTAATAGCCTTTGAAAGCGACGAAGAGTTTTGGATTTCCCTTTTGAGAAAGGTCAAAAACCCTACCTTTCAAGCCTATTGGGATGGCAAGTTTTTGTGGCTGAATCTCAGGAATATCATAAACGCTTGGGAACACATGCCAGAGGAAGTTCTAAGTGTTATAGAAGAAAAACTGCCTGCGGTCTATTCGGTGGTGGTCGGGAAAGAGCCCAAAGGTTATTCAACGGACAGCGCATACGTGAAAGAGCTTGTGGAAACCTCCTCGGGCTTTGTAGGTTTGGTGGATAAGTTAGAGCTGGACAGTCCGATGGATTACTACACCTTTGTGGTGGAGTGCCCTCTGTTTGTTGCACGCCAATGGCACAGACACCGCTTTGGCTCGTACAACGAAGTAAGTAGGAGGTATGTATCCTACGAGCCCGATTTTTACATTCCGGAGTATTTAAGGAAACAATCAAAGAGCAACAAACAGGCAAGCGAGGATACGCCCTTGGAAGAACCTTGGAACTCCCTTTTTCTTAAAAAGATCAAGTGGTATGTGGAGGACCTAAAGACCCTCTATACCAGCATGGTGGAGAAGGGGACTGCCAAGGAACTGGCAAGGGGCATCCTTCCGCAGTTTATGAAAACACGCTTTTACTGGACGGTGCCAAGGATCTCTTTGGATAACTTTATAACCCTGAGGACCCACCCGCACGCCCAGAAGGAGATAAGGGAGCTTGCCTTGGCAATAAAGGATATGGTAGGATATAGAGGATGGGACAGGATTATGCGACTTTAA
- a CDS encoding primosomal protein N': MELSLKIALPGGRVERIKADFPYEGSPIGFRVLVEGKTGLVVGLSDDGQVKEVVFPDKVPLTSEKNLSALKDTAMLYGLIPWLLLWELLPAEWNWKKERFLTVPLSSFVGLDQRTKRFLDWVAKNKRIKEETAKKRFGWQFVRLLLEKGFLKVVEDWSAVNVEMELFSLNLPFDVALSKLKKTKNYAERVRLLSYLRERLYATREELKEEGFSSKDLQFLVSKGIVKVEKELMQNFAFSPKSQLRQSSISLIKSIQKPVLVVGSLSRLLEHLVLLVESALSKNKSLPIFCFQNSTLLYLMRELKPLFGDRVVSLSSFDSPRQFVKNWFLAQEEGRVILSSRLGLLVPFKEPFAFVLFEDQNTKLYNGIDLRNYLFHLYRYYGSQFFYYTTSLGVDTYQKVKIGAWQLESLGYSASVKILKRKPEEVFSQELLSKLEDNSLLLIRKTGYSYAYCPRCQFLTECPHCGTFLTLSKSQNSLFCTRCKWSGPPTCPHCESPVVPQGFGVERAVEELEKYGLVKESLHFDTKPSLSGTYKKVFLVHGDNLLSLPNFNAEEEFYKYVHRAWAMAEQEFYLQTFLEEELVERYLKDDFLEEELEKRREENLPPFTKLILAVFPKDREKVLRELSFAKTRTYGNLLEVFLKVEPKRLREFLPKLLSLNPLKLELW, from the coding sequence ATGGAACTGAGCTTGAAAATTGCTCTCCCCGGAGGGCGGGTTGAAAGGATAAAAGCGGACTTTCCTTACGAGGGCTCCCCTATAGGCTTTAGGGTTCTGGTGGAAGGAAAAACTGGACTTGTGGTGGGTCTTTCTGATGACGGACAGGTCAAGGAAGTAGTATTTCCAGACAAGGTGCCTCTGACCTCCGAAAAGAACCTCTCAGCCCTAAAGGACACCGCCATGCTCTATGGCTTAATACCTTGGCTGTTGTTATGGGAACTTTTGCCCGCTGAGTGGAACTGGAAAAAAGAAAGATTTCTTACGGTCCCCCTTTCCTCCTTTGTGGGCTTGGACCAAAGGACTAAACGGTTTTTAGATTGGGTGGCAAAAAACAAAAGGATAAAGGAAGAAACAGCCAAGAAAAGGTTTGGATGGCAGTTTGTGAGGCTTTTATTGGAAAAAGGCTTTTTGAAGGTGGTGGAAGATTGGTCTGCGGTAAATGTGGAGATGGAGCTTTTTAGCCTTAACCTTCCCTTTGATGTTGCCCTTTCTAAGCTAAAAAAGACCAAAAACTACGCAGAAAGGGTAAGACTGCTCAGCTACCTCAGGGAGAGGTTGTACGCCACAAGGGAGGAGCTCAAAGAAGAAGGTTTTTCCTCCAAAGACCTGCAGTTTTTGGTTTCCAAGGGTATAGTCAAGGTGGAAAAGGAGCTGATGCAGAACTTTGCCTTTAGTCCAAAAAGCCAGCTAAGGCAGAGTAGCATATCCTTAATAAAAAGCATACAAAAGCCAGTGCTTGTAGTAGGAAGCCTTTCAAGGCTTTTAGAACACCTTGTCCTTTTGGTGGAGTCCGCCCTAAGTAAAAACAAGAGCCTTCCCATATTTTGTTTTCAAAACTCTACGCTTCTTTACCTTATGAGAGAACTAAAGCCCCTTTTTGGAGATCGGGTGGTTTCTCTCTCTTCCTTTGACAGCCCAAGGCAGTTTGTGAAAAACTGGTTTCTGGCACAGGAAGAAGGAAGGGTGATCCTGAGCTCAAGGCTTGGACTTTTGGTGCCCTTTAAGGAGCCCTTTGCCTTTGTACTATTCGAAGACCAAAATACAAAGTTATACAACGGAATAGACCTTAGGAACTACCTTTTCCACCTTTACAGGTATTACGGCTCTCAGTTTTTTTACTACACCACAAGCCTTGGAGTGGATACCTACCAAAAGGTGAAGATTGGTGCTTGGCAGTTGGAAAGTCTTGGCTACTCCGCCAGTGTGAAAATTCTAAAAAGAAAGCCGGAGGAAGTTTTTTCCCAAGAGCTTCTTTCAAAGTTAGAGGACAACTCCCTCCTTCTGATAAGAAAAACGGGCTACTCTTATGCATACTGTCCCAGGTGTCAGTTTCTGACAGAATGTCCCCACTGTGGCACCTTTTTGACTTTAAGTAAAAGCCAAAACAGTCTTTTTTGTACCCGATGCAAATGGTCTGGTCCTCCCACTTGTCCCCACTGCGAGAGTCCTGTGGTTCCCCAAGGCTTTGGTGTGGAGAGGGCGGTGGAAGAGCTGGAAAAATACGGACTTGTAAAAGAAAGTTTGCACTTTGACACTAAGCCTTCTCTCTCGGGAACCTATAAAAAGGTCTTTTTGGTTCATGGAGATAACCTGCTTTCTCTTCCTAACTTTAACGCGGAGGAGGAGTTTTACAAGTATGTGCACAGGGCATGGGCAATGGCGGAGCAGGAGTTTTATCTGCAAACCTTCTTGGAAGAGGAGCTGGTGGAAAGGTACCTAAAGGATGACTTTCTGGAGGAAGAGCTGGAAAAAAGAAGGGAAGAAAACCTACCTCCCTTCACAAAGCTTATCTTGGCGGTCTTTCCCAAAGACAGAGAAAAGGTCCTGAGGGAACTATCCTTTGCAAAAACCCGGACGTATGGCAATCTGCTGGAGGTTTTTCTTAAGGTGGAGCCAAAGCGTTTGAGGGAATTTTTGCCAAAGCTTCTTAGCCTCAACCCCCTGAAGCTGGAGTTGTGGTAA
- a CDS encoding cbb3-type cytochrome c oxidase subunit I, protein MRVEGSVKTVILGEIIFPIVLLIFGIYHGFMQVLYRAGIIKDMSFLGIEYYQGLTLHGVINVIVFTTMIIVAFGNAVFLYYLKKPLRPAVQWVSFLLMVVGTLMAAWAMFAGKANVLYTFYYPLIAHPAFYIGAALLLVGSVIPLFFDWAPNYIAWRKEHPGEKVPLAVFGMLVNHIMWVIMLVPVVIEVVFQLIPVSLGLISETNPSLSRTLFWAFGHPVVYFWLLPAYVMLYTILPKIVTGEGKLYSDSAARFVFLLFVLFSFPVGLHHQYTEPGITNSYKLIHAFFTLGVAVPSLITAFTVAASLEYSIKSKYPEVRNSLFYWWTKIPYISLEGDKWLVSYFMAGLFLFLVGGITGIVNASYNVNLVVHNTSFVPGHFHTTVGGLVTLSFLGISLYMVSKLMGKDIKFKGLAVIAPWLWWQGMLIFEYAMSVAGIHGFPRRTNTGISYLNPDSPLYRPEWVGYAELSVFAGFIIVLGFVFWAISFFGTIFSPKVRESTIEFPTAPALHDEKAPALNRLTPWFIVSVLLFVLSYVPAIYDVTKRGVFFDSPGYNDKNPTPITKPQSAKEDQRNTAEAK, encoded by the coding sequence ATGAGGGTCGAAGGAAGCGTAAAAACGGTTATCTTAGGTGAAATCATCTTTCCTATCGTGCTTCTTATCTTTGGCATTTACCACGGATTTATGCAAGTACTCTACAGGGCTGGAATCATAAAGGACATGTCTTTCCTCGGCATTGAGTACTATCAAGGACTTACCCTTCATGGTGTTATTAATGTAATTGTATTTACCACAATGATAATTGTAGCCTTTGGTAATGCGGTGTTTCTCTACTATCTCAAAAAGCCTCTCAGACCGGCGGTTCAGTGGGTCAGCTTTTTGCTGATGGTTGTAGGAACTCTTATGGCAGCTTGGGCTATGTTTGCTGGTAAAGCCAACGTACTTTACACATTCTATTACCCCCTAATTGCTCATCCGGCTTTCTATATAGGTGCGGCGCTTCTGTTAGTGGGTTCTGTAATCCCTCTATTCTTTGATTGGGCACCAAATTACATAGCTTGGAGAAAAGAGCATCCAGGTGAAAAGGTACCTCTTGCAGTTTTTGGTATGCTTGTAAACCACATTATGTGGGTCATAATGCTTGTCCCTGTGGTAATTGAAGTGGTCTTCCAACTCATACCTGTGTCTTTGGGTCTTATCTCTGAGACGAACCCGTCTCTGAGCAGGACTCTTTTCTGGGCTTTTGGCCACCCTGTTGTTTACTTCTGGCTACTACCAGCCTACGTTATGCTCTACACAATACTTCCCAAAATAGTAACAGGCGAAGGAAAACTCTATTCAGACAGCGCTGCAAGGTTTGTCTTCCTACTTTTCGTTCTTTTTTCCTTCCCAGTAGGTCTTCACCACCAATACACTGAACCCGGAATAACCAACAGCTATAAGCTCATACATGCCTTCTTTACTCTTGGTGTTGCTGTTCCCAGTTTAATCACAGCCTTTACTGTTGCCGCATCCCTTGAGTATTCCATAAAGTCTAAGTATCCTGAGGTAAGAAATTCTCTCTTCTACTGGTGGACCAAGATACCCTATATAAGCCTGGAGGGTGATAAGTGGCTTGTTTCCTACTTTATGGCAGGACTCTTCCTATTCCTTGTGGGTGGTATAACAGGTATAGTCAACGCATCTTACAACGTGAACCTTGTAGTGCATAACACCTCCTTTGTGCCTGGACACTTCCACACCACTGTAGGTGGTCTTGTCACCTTATCTTTCTTGGGTATATCCCTTTATATGGTTTCCAAGCTTATGGGTAAGGATATAAAGTTCAAGGGCCTTGCGGTTATAGCCCCGTGGTTGTGGTGGCAAGGTATGCTTATTTTTGAATACGCCATGTCGGTGGCAGGTATTCATGGCTTTCCAAGAAGGACAAACACTGGTATATCCTACCTAAACCCCGATTCTCCCCTCTACAGACCAGAATGGGTAGGTTATGCAGAACTGTCCGTGTTTGCGGGATTTATAATAGTGCTTGGCTTTGTATTCTGGGCTATATCCTTCTTTGGAACCATATTCTCTCCTAAGGTTAGAGAAAGCACCATTGAGTTCCCCACAGCGCCCGCACTACATGATGAGAAAGCTCCAGCTCTAAACCGTCTTACTCCTTGGTTTATAGTATCTGTATTACTCTTTGTGCTTTCTTACGTACCCGCCATATACGACGTTACAAAGAGAGGTGTATTCTTTGACTCTCCGGGATACAACGACAAAAATCCCACACCTATAACCAAACCTCAGAGCGCAAAGGAAGACCAAAGGAATACTGCGGAAGCTAAATGA
- a CDS encoding potassium channel family protein, whose protein sequence is MKKKNRTFGVIGLGRFGYHVARTLAQGGAEVIACDVDEEKVREVSEYVSLAYVLDATDAKALKESGIANVDTAVVSVGENIEASILIVVQLKELGVKEIVAKAVNPLHGKVLEKLGVDRVVYPEKEMAIRVAHSLLAGEFIEEIPIGEKHSVFELKAFDFMLGKTLRELDVRRRFGVSVLAIKRGENLIVNPMGDEKILPGDILVVLGTTEQLSTMASQ, encoded by the coding sequence ATGAAGAAAAAAAATAGAACCTTTGGTGTTATAGGGCTCGGTAGGTTTGGCTATCATGTAGCAAGAACCTTGGCGCAGGGGGGTGCTGAGGTAATAGCCTGCGATGTGGATGAGGAGAAGGTTAGGGAAGTCTCCGAGTATGTGTCTTTGGCTTATGTGTTGGATGCAACGGATGCAAAGGCACTCAAGGAGTCTGGCATAGCCAACGTGGATACTGCGGTGGTTAGCGTAGGAGAAAACATAGAGGCAAGTATACTTATCGTGGTTCAGTTAAAAGAGCTGGGAGTAAAAGAGATAGTGGCAAAGGCGGTAAATCCTCTGCATGGCAAGGTGCTTGAAAAATTAGGAGTTGATCGGGTGGTCTATCCGGAAAAGGAGATGGCTATAAGGGTTGCCCACTCCCTTTTGGCGGGCGAGTTCATAGAGGAAATACCTATCGGAGAAAAGCACAGCGTTTTTGAACTAAAAGCCTTTGACTTTATGCTGGGCAAGACACTGAGGGAGTTGGACGTTAGAAGGCGCTTTGGCGTGAGCGTCCTTGCCATAAAAAGGGGAGAAAACCTCATCGTCAACCCTATGGGGGATGAAAAAATCCTACCGGGAGACATCCTTGTGGTATTGGGCACCACCGAACAGCTCAGCACTATGGCCTCTCAGTGA
- the thrB gene encoding homoserine kinase, translating into MGQDYATLRVPASTSNLGAGFDTFGLALNLYNYFTAQPWDRWEFEIVGEGQELPQNEENLFARVYLKACELFSQKPIPLKVKMKNHIPTARGLGSSATAIVSAIKLWEHFYQRTLSLEERLRIAFEFEPHPDNLLPAFLGGFLVCAVGERVHYQRLDFPEELKVVVCIPDFELSTKKAREVLRQEVSLKDAVYNIQRASLLVVSLCKRDYQGLREAVKDRLHQPYRKSLIPNFDKVLESAYSEGALAVFLSGAGPTIASFCLEGEDKVGNAMVYAFQEAGISAKYLSLKVDKEGAIFTTTPASGG; encoded by the coding sequence ATGGGACAGGATTATGCGACTTTAAGGGTTCCCGCAAGCACCAGCAATCTGGGTGCAGGCTTTGACACCTTTGGGCTTGCCCTGAACCTATACAACTACTTTACCGCACAGCCTTGGGATAGATGGGAGTTTGAGATAGTGGGAGAAGGGCAGGAACTTCCACAGAACGAAGAAAACCTCTTTGCCAGAGTATATTTAAAAGCCTGCGAGCTCTTTTCCCAAAAGCCCATTCCTTTGAAGGTTAAGATGAAAAACCACATTCCCACCGCAAGGGGGCTGGGATCTTCCGCCACCGCCATCGTGTCTGCCATAAAGCTCTGGGAACACTTCTATCAAAGGACCTTAAGCTTGGAAGAGAGGTTAAGGATAGCCTTTGAGTTTGAGCCACATCCGGATAACCTACTGCCAGCCTTTCTTGGAGGCTTTCTAGTGTGTGCAGTGGGCGAAAGGGTCCATTATCAGAGGTTGGACTTTCCGGAGGAACTAAAGGTGGTGGTTTGCATCCCAGATTTTGAGCTTTCCACAAAGAAGGCACGGGAGGTATTAAGGCAGGAAGTTTCTTTGAAGGACGCAGTCTATAACATACAGAGGGCGAGCCTTTTGGTGGTAAGTCTTTGCAAAAGGGACTATCAAGGTCTGAGGGAAGCGGTAAAGGACAGGCTTCATCAACCCTACAGAAAGTCCCTAATTCCAAACTTTGATAAGGTTTTAGAAAGCGCATACTCGGAGGGTGCCCTTGCGGTCTTTCTAAGTGGGGCTGGTCCCACCATAGCCAGCTTCTGCCTTGAGGGGGAGGACAAAGTAGGAAATGCCATGGTTTATGCCTTTCAAGAGGCGGGCATATCCGCAAAGTATTTATCCTTGAAGGTGGATAAAGAGGGGGCAATTTTTACCACAACTCCAGCTTCAGGGGGTTGA
- a CDS encoding TrkH family potassium uptake protein has translation MTPHRIILLSYLVLIAIGTLLLYLPISTYEGISFLDALFTATSAVSVTGHVVVDTYKTFTPFGKAVILLLIQIGGLGYMGFTTYFLILLRRKLSLKDRILLAESVNYPGLHGLVRFLKRIVPFVVGVELLGALLLLPFFLRHFDLPISLAMSIFHSVSAFNNAGFSILPDGLTPFRDSLWLNLAFSLLIILGGLGFYVIHELMLYQRKEIQRLSTHTKLVLVSTLLLIVGGFLVLLLDTIRWENYSLKEKLLIAFFHSVSSRTAGFSTVDLKSFSEGGLFFLVVLMFVGTGPGGTGGGIKITTAVVIILVVHSYLKGSGQVVVFGRRIAEDTIQRALTIFVLSFLYTTFATLILTHTEGAPLLPTLFETVSAFSSVGLSVGNPQGLSLCADWSPFGKVVIIITMLMGRMGIMSFMLALYGKGEESRIKPPEARLLL, from the coding sequence ATGACACCCCACCGAATAATACTTCTCTCCTACTTGGTGTTAATAGCCATCGGGACCTTGCTACTCTATCTGCCCATATCCACCTACGAAGGAATTAGCTTCCTGGATGCCCTATTTACCGCCACCTCTGCAGTTTCCGTTACAGGTCATGTGGTAGTGGATACCTACAAGACATTTACACCTTTTGGAAAGGCTGTAATTCTCCTACTCATTCAGATAGGTGGGCTTGGATACATGGGATTTACCACCTACTTTTTGATTCTCCTGAGAAGAAAGTTGAGCCTAAAGGACCGAATACTTTTGGCAGAATCGGTCAATTACCCTGGACTGCACGGCTTGGTGAGATTTCTCAAAAGGATAGTACCCTTTGTTGTTGGGGTTGAGCTTTTGGGTGCCCTGCTTCTTCTTCCATTCTTTCTAAGGCACTTTGACCTGCCCATCAGTTTGGCAATGAGCATTTTTCATTCGGTTTCTGCCTTTAACAATGCGGGCTTTAGCATACTGCCTGATGGACTTACACCCTTTAGAGACAGCTTATGGCTTAACTTAGCCTTTAGCCTTTTGATCATTTTGGGAGGCTTGGGCTTTTATGTGATCCACGAGCTCATGCTATACCAAAGAAAGGAAATTCAAAGACTTTCCACTCACACCAAGCTTGTGCTTGTATCCACACTTCTTCTAATTGTGGGAGGCTTTTTGGTTCTCCTGCTTGATACCATCAGATGGGAAAACTACAGCCTAAAGGAAAAGCTCCTTATTGCCTTTTTCCACAGTGTTTCGTCAAGGACTGCAGGTTTTAGCACTGTGGACCTAAAGAGCTTTTCAGAGGGCGGGCTCTTCTTTCTGGTGGTTCTTATGTTTGTGGGTACAGGTCCCGGCGGAACGGGTGGTGGCATAAAGATCACCACCGCAGTGGTTATAATCCTCGTAGTTCATAGCTACCTAAAGGGCAGTGGTCAGGTGGTGGTCTTTGGGAGAAGAATAGCGGAAGATACCATCCAAAGGGCTTTAACCATCTTTGTTCTGTCATTCCTCTACACAACCTTTGCCACACTGATACTTACCCATACGGAAGGAGCTCCACTACTTCCCACCCTCTTTGAAACGGTGTCTGCTTTCTCTTCGGTGGGACTATCCGTAGGAAACCCTCAGGGGCTTAGCCTTTGTGCCGATTGGTCTCCTTTTGGAAAGGTAGTAATTATAATTACTATGCTGATGGGAAGGATGGGAATAATGAGCTTCATGCTCGCCCTTTATGGCAAGGGAGAAGAGAGCAGAATAAAACCCCCTGAAGCAAGGCTACTGCTATGA
- the lpxK gene encoding tetraacyldisaccharide 4'-kinase — MNWLNPYFYAVNLRNWLYDRGFLKTCSFSVPILCVGNLSVGGSGKTSLVRFLAQNLAEDYHIAVLLRGYKRSTRGPVVVSYRGEVRANWREVGDEAYMLARLLKNVSVVVSEDRCLGAKLAVEELKAQLIILDDGFQHRRLKRDLDLVLLKERDLKDRLLPFGRLREPLDGLKRAHAVVLTYQDLKEWEFKIEKPTFKLYRKNWRVVSKEGEVLNFKDKSFIAFCGLGDNEQFFKTLERLGIKTEEKLSFPDHYHYEGFKLQKEKLYLTTLKDFFKLEPAENLYYLDFDVEVPGLMDFVREKLTERP, encoded by the coding sequence ATGAACTGGCTAAACCCATACTTCTACGCGGTCAATCTACGGAACTGGCTTTATGATAGAGGATTTCTCAAGACCTGTTCTTTTAGTGTTCCCATCCTATGCGTGGGAAACCTATCGGTGGGTGGTAGTGGAAAGACCAGTTTGGTAAGGTTTTTGGCGCAGAACTTAGCAGAGGACTACCATATCGCGGTGCTTTTGAGGGGCTACAAAAGAAGCACAAGGGGTCCGGTGGTTGTTAGCTATAGGGGGGAAGTTAGGGCAAATTGGAGAGAGGTGGGAGACGAAGCTTACATGTTGGCAAGGCTTTTAAAAAACGTCAGCGTGGTGGTGAGCGAAGACCGATGCCTTGGTGCAAAGTTGGCGGTGGAGGAGCTAAAGGCTCAGTTGATTATCCTTGACGACGGCTTCCAACACAGAAGGTTAAAGAGGGACTTAGACCTTGTCCTTTTAAAGGAGAGGGACTTAAAAGACAGGCTTTTGCCCTTTGGCAGGTTAAGGGAGCCACTGGATGGGTTGAAAAGGGCGCACGCAGTGGTACTGACCTATCAGGACCTAAAGGAGTGGGAGTTCAAGATTGAAAAACCTACTTTTAAGCTTTACAGAAAAAACTGGAGGGTGGTCTCAAAGGAAGGAGAGGTTTTAAATTTCAAAGACAAGAGCTTTATAGCCTTCTGTGGGCTTGGAGACAACGAACAGTTTTTTAAAACCTTGGAAAGATTGGGCATAAAGACAGAAGAAAAGCTGAGCTTTCCAGACCATTATCATTATGAAGGCTTTAAGTTGCAAAAGGAAAAACTTTATCTTACCACCTTAAAGGACTTTTTCAAGCTGGAACCAGCGGAAAACTTATACTACTTGGACTTTGATGTGGAAGTGCCCGGGCTTATGGATTTTGTGAGGGAAAAGCTCACTGAGAGGCCATAG
- a CDS encoding SCO family protein — protein sequence MPHVKLIDSYGNTFDIYELKGKPIILSPIYTHCNSACSIITDSLKKVIPKLGKPGEDFWVISFSFDPKDRIEDIRKFQQDHLIDGFGWKVVVAKDKEDLFRLVDAIDFRFMTLENRDFVHPNLLVVISPDMRVKRYIYGVVFDYRDLKKALEEESILEKARPYLFFVGLLGFTSTSLYILLKIFKKVK from the coding sequence TTGCCACATGTAAAACTTATAGACTCTTACGGAAACACCTTTGACATATACGAGCTCAAAGGAAAGCCCATAATCTTGAGTCCCATATACACCCATTGCAACTCCGCGTGTTCCATAATAACGGATTCTTTAAAGAAAGTCATTCCCAAGCTGGGAAAACCCGGAGAGGACTTTTGGGTTATCAGCTTTTCCTTTGACCCTAAAGACCGCATTGAGGACATAAGAAAATTTCAACAAGATCACCTTATAGACGGCTTTGGCTGGAAGGTAGTTGTAGCAAAGGATAAAGAGGATCTTTTTAGGCTAGTAGACGCCATAGACTTTAGGTTTATGACATTGGAAAACAGAGATTTTGTACATCCCAACCTCTTGGTGGTTATATCTCCAGACATGAGGGTAAAAAGGTATATCTACGGTGTGGTTTTTGACTACCGCGATTTAAAGAAGGCTTTGGAAGAGGAAAGCATCCTGGAAAAAGCAAGACCCTACTTGTTCTTTGTTGGTTTACTAGGTTTTACATCTACCTCTCTTTACATACTTTTAAAAATTTTCAAAAAGGTGAAATAG